In a single window of the Eriocheir sinensis breed Jianghai 21 chromosome 61, ASM2467909v1, whole genome shotgun sequence genome:
- the LOC126986121 gene encoding uncharacterized protein LOC126986121 isoform X12, giving the protein MTKTTRLTHTYVKNSLGILCPAIIKTTRYIRNYRRLEYVFLRHLCFPRSQRRLTGFSWVLDTRRRVENKITQYIRNYQRLEYVFLGRLCLPLRLFPKVTEKVNRVFMGEFPVPGAEVGSNYHQGHTITRVTKQRSGQTIARVTKQKSGHTITRVTKQRSGQTITRVTKQVGSHYYQGHKTEVGSNYHQGHKTEVGSNYHQGHKTEVGSNYHRGHKTEVGSNYHQGHKSEVGSNYHQGHKTSRVKLSPGSQNRSRVKLSPGSQNRSRVKLSPGSQNSPVKTPGTSTTRVFFKGRTEVTRLYEYRPECLRNISSPSQNNRPSHFAAISRFLSTSTFQHVMPIFVQLPWSFRG; this is encoded by the exons ATGACTAAAACAACAAGACTCACACACACTTACGTAAAAAATTCTTTGGGTATTCTTTGCCCTGCGATCATCAAGACTACACGGTACATACGTAATTACCGGAGACTCGAGTACGTATTTTTAAGGCATCTCTGTTttccaaggtcacagagaag gttaaccggatTTTCATGGGTCTTAGATACGAGGCGTCGAGTGGAGAACAAGATTACACAGTACATACGTAATTACCAAAGACTCGAGTACGTATTCTTAGGGCGTCTctgtctcccattacgactgtttccgaAGGTCACAGAAAAGgtcaaccgggttttcatgggtgagttTCCTGTTccaggtgcagaagtcgggtcaaactatcaccagggtcacactattaccagggtcacaaaacagagGTCGGGTCAAACTATcgccagggtcacaaaacagaagtcgggtcacactatcaccagggtcacaaaacagaggtcgggtcaaactatcaccagggtcacaaaacaagtCGGGTCACACTattaccagggtcacaaaacagaggtcgggtcaaactatcaccagggtcacaaaacagaa gtcgggtcaaactatcaccagggtcacaaaacagaggtcgggtcaaactatcaccggg GTCACAAAACAGAAgtcgggtcaaactatcaccagggtcacaaatcAGAGgtcgggtcaaactatcaccagggtcacaaaacaagtcgggtcaaactatcaccagggtcacaaaacagaa gtcgggtcaaactatcaccggggtcacaaaacagaagtcgggtcaaactatcaccagggtcacaaaacagtcccgtGAAAACCCCAGGAACTTCTACCACGAGAGTCTTTTTTAAAGGACGAACGGAGGTGACAAGACTTTACGAATACAGGCCAGAGTGTTTACgtaatatatcgtcaccctcacaAAATAATCGCCCAAGTCATTTtgcagcgatttccaggtttttgtctacatcaactTTTCAACATGTGATGCCCATTTTTGTACAGTTGCCTTGGTCATTCAGGggttga
- the LOC126986121 gene encoding uncharacterized protein LOC126986121 isoform X44, producing MTKTTRLTHTYVKNSLGILCPAIIKTTRYIRNYRRLEYVFLRHLCFPRSQRRLTGFSWVLDTRRRVENKITQYIRNYQRLEYVFLGRLCLPLRLFPKVTEKVNRVFMGEFPVPGAEVGSNYRQGHKTEVGSHYHQGHKTEVGSNYHQGHKTSRVTLLPGSQNRGRVKLSPGSQNRSRVTLSPGSQNRGRVKLSPGSQNRSRVKLSPGSQIRGRVKLSPGSQNRSRVKLSPGSQNSPVKTPGTSTTRVFFKGRTEVTRLYEYRPECLRNISSPSQNNRPSHFAAISRFLSTSTFQHVMPIFVQLPWSFRG from the exons ATGACTAAAACAACAAGACTCACACACACTTACGTAAAAAATTCTTTGGGTATTCTTTGCCCTGCGATCATCAAGACTACACGGTACATACGTAATTACCGGAGACTCGAGTACGTATTTTTAAGGCATCTCTGTTttccaaggtcacagagaag gttaaccggatTTTCATGGGTCTTAGATACGAGGCGTCGAGTGGAGAACAAGATTACACAGTACATACGTAATTACCAAAGACTCGAGTACGTATTCTTAGGGCGTCTctgtctcccattacgactgtttccgaAGGTCACAGAAAAGgtcaaccgggttttcatgggtgagttTCCTGTTccaggtgcagaa GTCGGGTCAAACTATcgccagggtcacaaaacagaagtcgggtcacactatcaccagggtcacaaaacagaggtcgggtcaaactatcaccagggtcacaaaacaagtCGGGTCACACTattaccagggtcacaaaacagaggtcgggtcaaactatcaccagggtcacaaaacagaagtcgggtcacactatcaccagggtcacaaaacagaggtcgggtcaaactatcaccagg GTCACAAAACAGAAgtcgggtcaaactatcaccagggtcacaaatcAGAG gtcgggtcaaactatcaccggggtcacaaaacagaagtcgggtcaaactatcaccagggtcacaaaacagtcccgtGAAAACCCCAGGAACTTCTACCACGAGAGTCTTTTTTAAAGGACGAACGGAGGTGACAAGACTTTACGAATACAGGCCAGAGTGTTTACgtaatatatcgtcaccctcacaAAATAATCGCCCAAGTCATTTtgcagcgatttccaggtttttgtctacatcaactTTTCAACATGTGATGCCCATTTTTGTACAGTTGCCTTGGTCATTCAGGggttga
- the LOC126986121 gene encoding uncharacterized protein LOC126986121 isoform X24: MTKTTRLTHTYVKNSLGILCPAIIKTTRYIRNYRRLEYVFLRHLCFPRSQRRLTGFSWVLDTRRRVENKITQYIRNYQRLEYVFLGRLCLPLRLFPKVTEKVNRVFMGEFPVPGAEVGSNYHQGHTITRVTKQRSGQTIARVTKQKSGHTITRVTKQRSGQTITRVTKQKSGHTITRVTKQRSGQTITGVTKQVGSNYHRGHKTEVGSNYHQGHKSEVGSNYHQGHKTSRVKLSPGSQNRSRVKLSPGSQNRSRVKLSPGSQNSPVKTPGTSTTRVFFKGRTEVTRLYEYRPECLRNISSPSQNNRPSHFAAISRFLSTSTFQHVMPIFVQLPWSFRG; this comes from the exons ATGACTAAAACAACAAGACTCACACACACTTACGTAAAAAATTCTTTGGGTATTCTTTGCCCTGCGATCATCAAGACTACACGGTACATACGTAATTACCGGAGACTCGAGTACGTATTTTTAAGGCATCTCTGTTttccaaggtcacagagaag gttaaccggatTTTCATGGGTCTTAGATACGAGGCGTCGAGTGGAGAACAAGATTACACAGTACATACGTAATTACCAAAGACTCGAGTACGTATTCTTAGGGCGTCTctgtctcccattacgactgtttccgaAGGTCACAGAAAAGgtcaaccgggttttcatgggtgagttTCCTGTTccaggtgcagaagtcgggtcaaactatcaccagggtcacactattaccagggtcacaaaacagagGTCGGGTCAAACTATcgccagggtcacaaaacagaagtcgggtcacactatcaccagggtcacaaaacagag gtcgggtcaaactatcaccagggtcacaaaacagaagtcgggtcacactatcaccagggtcacaaaacagag gtcgggtcaaactatcaccggggtcacaaaacaagtcgggtcaaactatcaccgagGTCACAAAACAGAAgtcgggtcaaactatcaccagggtcacaaatcAGAGgtcgggtcaaactatcaccagggtcacaaaacaagtcgggtcaaactatcaccagggtcacaaaacagaa gtcgggtcaaactatcaccggggtcacaaaacagaagtcgggtcaaactatcaccagggtcacaaaacagtcccgtGAAAACCCCAGGAACTTCTACCACGAGAGTCTTTTTTAAAGGACGAACGGAGGTGACAAGACTTTACGAATACAGGCCAGAGTGTTTACgtaatatatcgtcaccctcacaAAATAATCGCCCAAGTCATTTtgcagcgatttccaggtttttgtctacatcaactTTTCAACATGTGATGCCCATTTTTGTACAGTTGCCTTGGTCATTCAGGggttga
- the LOC126986121 gene encoding uncharacterized protein LOC126986121 isoform X23: protein MTKTTRLTHTYVKNSLGILCPAIIKTTRYIRNYRRLEYVFLRHLCFPRSQRRLTGFSWVLDTRRRVENKITQYIRNYQRLEYVFLGRLCLPLRLFPKVTEKVNRVFMGEFPVPGAEVGSNYHQGHTITRVTKQRSGQTIARVTKQKSGHTITRVTKQRSGQTITRVTKQVGSHYYQGHKTEVGSNYHQGHKTEVGSNYHQGHKTEVGSNYHRGHKTKVGSNYHQGHKTSRVKLSPGSQNRSRVKLSPGSQNRSRVKLSPGSQNSPVKTPGTSTTRVFFKGRTEVTRLYEYRPECLRNISSPSQNNRPSHFAAISRFLSTSTFQHVMPIFVQLPWSFRG from the exons ATGACTAAAACAACAAGACTCACACACACTTACGTAAAAAATTCTTTGGGTATTCTTTGCCCTGCGATCATCAAGACTACACGGTACATACGTAATTACCGGAGACTCGAGTACGTATTTTTAAGGCATCTCTGTTttccaaggtcacagagaag gttaaccggatTTTCATGGGTCTTAGATACGAGGCGTCGAGTGGAGAACAAGATTACACAGTACATACGTAATTACCAAAGACTCGAGTACGTATTCTTAGGGCGTCTctgtctcccattacgactgtttccgaAGGTCACAGAAAAGgtcaaccgggttttcatgggtgagttTCCTGTTccaggtgcagaagtcgggtcaaactatcaccagggtcacactattaccagggtcacaaaacagagGTCGGGTCAAACTATcgccagggtcacaaaacagaagtcgggtcacactatcaccagggtcacaaaacagaggtcgggtcaaactatcaccagggtcacaaaacaagtCGGGTCACACTattaccagggtcacaaaacagaggtcgggtcaaactatcaccagggtcacaaaacagaa gtcgggtcaaactatcaccagggtcacaaaacagaggtcgggtcaaactatcaccggggtcacaaaacaa AGgtcgggtcaaactatcaccagggtcacaaaacaagtcgggtcaaactatcaccagggtcacaaaacagaa gtcgggtcaaactatcaccggggtcacaaaacagaagtcgggtcaaactatcaccagggtcacaaaacagtcccgtGAAAACCCCAGGAACTTCTACCACGAGAGTCTTTTTTAAAGGACGAACGGAGGTGACAAGACTTTACGAATACAGGCCAGAGTGTTTACgtaatatatcgtcaccctcacaAAATAATCGCCCAAGTCATTTtgcagcgatttccaggtttttgtctacatcaactTTTCAACATGTGATGCCCATTTTTGTACAGTTGCCTTGGTCATTCAGGggttga
- the LOC126986121 gene encoding uncharacterized protein LOC126986121 isoform X31, which yields MTKTTRLTHTYVKNSLGILCPAIIKTTRYIRNYRRLEYVFLRHLCFPRSQRRLTGFSWVLDTRRRVENKITQYIRNYQRLEYVFLGRLCLPLRLFPKVTEKVNRVFMGEFPVPGAEVGSNYHQGHTITRVTKQRSGQTIARVTKQKSGHTITRVTKQRSGQTITRVTKQKSGHTITRVTKQRSGQTITRVTKQRSGQTITGVTKQVGSNYHQGHKTSRVKLSPGSQNRSRVKLSPGSQNRSRVKLSPGSQNSPVKTPGTSTTRVFFKGRTEVTRLYEYRPECLRNISSPSQNNRPSHFAAISRFLSTSTFQHVMPIFVQLPWSFRG from the exons ATGACTAAAACAACAAGACTCACACACACTTACGTAAAAAATTCTTTGGGTATTCTTTGCCCTGCGATCATCAAGACTACACGGTACATACGTAATTACCGGAGACTCGAGTACGTATTTTTAAGGCATCTCTGTTttccaaggtcacagagaag gttaaccggatTTTCATGGGTCTTAGATACGAGGCGTCGAGTGGAGAACAAGATTACACAGTACATACGTAATTACCAAAGACTCGAGTACGTATTCTTAGGGCGTCTctgtctcccattacgactgtttccgaAGGTCACAGAAAAGgtcaaccgggttttcatgggtgagttTCCTGTTccaggtgcagaagtcgggtcaaactatcaccagggtcacactattaccagggtcacaaaacagagGTCGGGTCAAACTATcgccagggtcacaaaacagaagtcgggtcacactatcaccagggtcacaaaacagag gtcgggtcaaactatcaccagggtcacaaaacagaagtcgggtcacactatcaccagggtcacaaaacagaggtcgggtcaaactatcaccagggtcacaaaacagaggtcgggtcaaactatcaccggggtcacaaaacaa gtcgggtcaaactatcaccagggtcacaaaacaagtcgggtcaaactatcaccagggtcacaaaacagaa gtcgggtcaaactatcaccggggtcacaaaacagaagtcgggtcaaactatcaccagggtcacaaaacagtcccgtGAAAACCCCAGGAACTTCTACCACGAGAGTCTTTTTTAAAGGACGAACGGAGGTGACAAGACTTTACGAATACAGGCCAGAGTGTTTACgtaatatatcgtcaccctcacaAAATAATCGCCCAAGTCATTTtgcagcgatttccaggtttttgtctacatcaactTTTCAACATGTGATGCCCATTTTTGTACAGTTGCCTTGGTCATTCAGGggttga
- the LOC126986121 gene encoding uncharacterized protein LOC126986121 isoform X16, whose amino-acid sequence MTKTTRLTHTYVKNSLGILCPAIIKTTRYIRNYRRLEYVFLRHLCFPRSQRRLTGFSWVLDTRRRVENKITQYIRNYQRLEYVFLGRLCLPLRLFPKVTEKVNRVFMGEFPVPGAEVGSNYRQGHKTEVGSHYHQGHKTEVGSNYHQGHKTSRVKLSPGSQNRSRVTLSPGSQNRGRVKLSPGSQNRSRVKLSPGSQIRGRVKLSPGSQNKSGQTITRVTKQKSGQTITMVTKQVGSNYHQGHKTGRVKLSPGSQNRSRVKLSPGSQNSPVKTPGTSTTRVFFKGRTEVTRLYEYRPECLRNISSPSQNNRPSHFAAISRFLSTSTFQHVMPIFVQLPWSFRG is encoded by the exons ATGACTAAAACAACAAGACTCACACACACTTACGTAAAAAATTCTTTGGGTATTCTTTGCCCTGCGATCATCAAGACTACACGGTACATACGTAATTACCGGAGACTCGAGTACGTATTTTTAAGGCATCTCTGTTttccaaggtcacagagaag gttaaccggatTTTCATGGGTCTTAGATACGAGGCGTCGAGTGGAGAACAAGATTACACAGTACATACGTAATTACCAAAGACTCGAGTACGTATTCTTAGGGCGTCTctgtctcccattacgactgtttccgaAGGTCACAGAAAAGgtcaaccgggttttcatgggtgagttTCCTGTTccaggtgcagaa GTCGGGTCAAACTATcgccagggtcacaaaacagaagtcgggtcacactatcaccagggtcacaaaacagaggtcgggtcaaactatcaccagggtcacaaaacaa gtcgggtcaaactatcaccagggtcacaaaacagaagtcgggtcacactatcaccagggtcacaaaacagaggtcgggtcaaactatcaccagg GTCACAAAACAGAAgtcgggtcaaactatcaccagggtcacaaatcAGAGgtcgggtcaaactatcaccagggtcacaaaacaagtcgggtcaaactatcaccagggtcacaaaacagaagtcaggtcaaactatcaccatggTCACAAAACAA GttgggtcaaactatcaccagggtcacaaaacaggtcgggtcaaactatcaccggggtcacaaaacagaagtcgggtcaaactatcaccagggtcacaaaacagtcccgtGAAAACCCCAGGAACTTCTACCACGAGAGTCTTTTTTAAAGGACGAACGGAGGTGACAAGACTTTACGAATACAGGCCAGAGTGTTTACgtaatatatcgtcaccctcacaAAATAATCGCCCAAGTCATTTtgcagcgatttccaggtttttgtctacatcaactTTTCAACATGTGATGCCCATTTTTGTACAGTTGCCTTGGTCATTCAGGggttga
- the LOC126986121 gene encoding uncharacterized protein LOC126986121 isoform X33, which translates to MTKTTRLTHTYVKNSLGILCPAIIKTTRYIRNYRRLEYVFLRHLCFPRSQRRLTGFSWVLDTRRRVENKITQYIRNYQRLEYVFLGRLCLPLRLFPKVTEKVNRVFMGEFPVPGAEVGSNYHQGHTITRVTKQRSGQTIARVTKQKSGQTITRVTKQKSGHTITRVTKQRSGQTITGVTKQVGSNYHRGHKTEVGSNYHQGHKSEVGSNYHQGHKTSRVKLSPGSQNRSRVKLSPGSQNRSRVKLSPGSQNSPVKTPGTSTTRVFFKGRTEVTRLYEYRPECLRNISSPSQNNRPSHFAAISRFLSTSTFQHVMPIFVQLPWSFRG; encoded by the exons ATGACTAAAACAACAAGACTCACACACACTTACGTAAAAAATTCTTTGGGTATTCTTTGCCCTGCGATCATCAAGACTACACGGTACATACGTAATTACCGGAGACTCGAGTACGTATTTTTAAGGCATCTCTGTTttccaaggtcacagagaag gttaaccggatTTTCATGGGTCTTAGATACGAGGCGTCGAGTGGAGAACAAGATTACACAGTACATACGTAATTACCAAAGACTCGAGTACGTATTCTTAGGGCGTCTctgtctcccattacgactgtttccgaAGGTCACAGAAAAGgtcaaccgggttttcatgggtgagttTCCTGTTccaggtgcagaagtcgggtcaaactatcaccagggtcacactattaccagggtcacaaaacagagGTCGGGTCAAACTATcgccagggtcacaaaacagaa gtcgggtcaaactatcaccagggtcacaaaacagaagtcgggtcacactatcaccagggtcacaaaacagag gtcgggtcaaactatcaccggggtcacaaaacaagtcgggtcaaactatcaccgagGTCACAAAACAGAAgtcgggtcaaactatcaccagggtcacaaatcAGAGgtcgggtcaaactatcaccagggtcacaaaacaagtcgggtcaaactatcaccagggtcacaaaacagaa gtcgggtcaaactatcaccggggtcacaaaacagaagtcgggtcaaactatcaccagggtcacaaaacagtcccgtGAAAACCCCAGGAACTTCTACCACGAGAGTCTTTTTTAAAGGACGAACGGAGGTGACAAGACTTTACGAATACAGGCCAGAGTGTTTACgtaatatatcgtcaccctcacaAAATAATCGCCCAAGTCATTTtgcagcgatttccaggtttttgtctacatcaactTTTCAACATGTGATGCCCATTTTTGTACAGTTGCCTTGGTCATTCAGGggttga
- the LOC126986121 gene encoding uncharacterized protein LOC126986121 isoform X29, giving the protein MTKTTRLTHTYVKNSLGILCPAIIKTTRYIRNYRRLEYVFLRHLCFPRSQRRLTGFSWVLDTRRRVENKITQYIRNYQRLEYVFLGRLCLPLRLFPKVTEKVNRVFMGEFPVPGAEVGSNYHQGHTITRVTKQRSGQTIARVTKQKSGHTITRVTKQRSGQTITRVTKQVGSHYYQGHKTEVGSNYHQGHKTEVGSNYHQGHKTEVGSNYHRGHKTSRVKLSPRSQNRSRVKLSPGSQNRSRVKLSPGSQNSPVKTPGTSTTRVFFKGRTEVTRLYEYRPECLRNISSPSQNNRPSHFAAISRFLSTSTFQHVMPIFVQLPWSFRG; this is encoded by the exons ATGACTAAAACAACAAGACTCACACACACTTACGTAAAAAATTCTTTGGGTATTCTTTGCCCTGCGATCATCAAGACTACACGGTACATACGTAATTACCGGAGACTCGAGTACGTATTTTTAAGGCATCTCTGTTttccaaggtcacagagaag gttaaccggatTTTCATGGGTCTTAGATACGAGGCGTCGAGTGGAGAACAAGATTACACAGTACATACGTAATTACCAAAGACTCGAGTACGTATTCTTAGGGCGTCTctgtctcccattacgactgtttccgaAGGTCACAGAAAAGgtcaaccgggttttcatgggtgagttTCCTGTTccaggtgcagaagtcgggtcaaactatcaccagggtcacactattaccagggtcacaaaacagagGTCGGGTCAAACTATcgccagggtcacaaaacagaagtcgggtcacactatcaccagggtcacaaaacagaggtcgggtcaaactatcaccagggtcacaaaacaagtCGGGTCACACTattaccagggtcacaaaacagaggtcgggtcaaactatcaccagggtcacaaaacagaa gtcgggtcaaactatcaccagggtcacaaaacagaggtcgggtcaaactatcaccggggtcacaaaacaagtcgggtcaaactatcaccgagGTCACAAAACAGAA gtcgggtcaaactatcaccggggtcacaaaacagaagtcgggtcaaactatcaccagggtcacaaaacagtcccgtGAAAACCCCAGGAACTTCTACCACGAGAGTCTTTTTTAAAGGACGAACGGAGGTGACAAGACTTTACGAATACAGGCCAGAGTGTTTACgtaatatatcgtcaccctcacaAAATAATCGCCCAAGTCATTTtgcagcgatttccaggtttttgtctacatcaactTTTCAACATGTGATGCCCATTTTTGTACAGTTGCCTTGGTCATTCAGGggttga
- the LOC126986121 gene encoding uncharacterized protein LOC126986121 isoform X21: MTKTTRLTHTYVKNSLGILCPAIIKTTRYIRNYRRLEYVFLRHLCFPRSQRRLTGFSWVLDTRRRVENKITQYIRNYQRLEYVFLGRLCLPLRLFPKVTEKVNRVFMGEFPVPGAEVGSNYHQGHTITRVTKQRSGQTIARVTKQKSGHTITRVTKQRSGQTITRVTKQKSGHTITRVTKQRSGQTITRVTKQRSGQTITGVTKQVGSNYHRGHKTEVGSNYHQGHKTSRVKLSPGSQNRSRVKLSPGSQNRSRVKLSPGSQNSPVKTPGTSTTRVFFKGRTEVTRLYEYRPECLRNISSPSQNNRPSHFAAISRFLSTSTFQHVMPIFVQLPWSFRG; encoded by the exons ATGACTAAAACAACAAGACTCACACACACTTACGTAAAAAATTCTTTGGGTATTCTTTGCCCTGCGATCATCAAGACTACACGGTACATACGTAATTACCGGAGACTCGAGTACGTATTTTTAAGGCATCTCTGTTttccaaggtcacagagaag gttaaccggatTTTCATGGGTCTTAGATACGAGGCGTCGAGTGGAGAACAAGATTACACAGTACATACGTAATTACCAAAGACTCGAGTACGTATTCTTAGGGCGTCTctgtctcccattacgactgtttccgaAGGTCACAGAAAAGgtcaaccgggttttcatgggtgagttTCCTGTTccaggtgcagaagtcgggtcaaactatcaccagggtcacactattaccagggtcacaaaacagagGTCGGGTCAAACTATcgccagggtcacaaaacagaagtcgggtcacactatcaccagggtcacaaaacagag gtcgggtcaaactatcaccagggtcacaaaacagaagtcgggtcacactatcaccagggtcacaaaacagaggtcgggtcaaactatcaccagggtcacaaaacagaggtcgggtcaaactatcaccggggtcacaaaacaagtcgggtcaaactatcaccgagGTCACAAAACAGAA gtcgggtcaaactatcaccagggtcacaaaacaagtcgggtcaaactatcaccagggtcacaaaacagaa gtcgggtcaaactatcaccggggtcacaaaacagaagtcgggtcaaactatcaccagggtcacaaaacagtcccgtGAAAACCCCAGGAACTTCTACCACGAGAGTCTTTTTTAAAGGACGAACGGAGGTGACAAGACTTTACGAATACAGGCCAGAGTGTTTACgtaatatatcgtcaccctcacaAAATAATCGCCCAAGTCATTTtgcagcgatttccaggtttttgtctacatcaactTTTCAACATGTGATGCCCATTTTTGTACAGTTGCCTTGGTCATTCAGGggttga
- the LOC126986121 gene encoding uncharacterized protein LOC126986121 isoform X27 produces the protein MTKTTRLTHTYVKNSLGILCPAIIKTTRYIRNYRRLEYVFLRHLCFPRSQRRLTGFSWVLDTRRRVENKITQYIRNYQRLEYVFLGRLCLPLRLFPKVTEKVNRVFMGEFPVPGAEVGSNYHQGHTITRVTKQRSGQTIARVTKQKSGHTITRVTKQRSGQTITRVTKQVGSHYYQGHKTEVGSNYHQGHKTEVGSHYHQGHKTEVGSNYHQGHKTEVGSNYHRGHKTSRVKLSPGSQNRSRVKLSPGSQNSPVKTPGTSTTRVFFKGRTEVTRLYEYRPECLRNISSPSQNNRPSHFAAISRFLSTSTFQHVMPIFVQLPWSFRG, from the exons ATGACTAAAACAACAAGACTCACACACACTTACGTAAAAAATTCTTTGGGTATTCTTTGCCCTGCGATCATCAAGACTACACGGTACATACGTAATTACCGGAGACTCGAGTACGTATTTTTAAGGCATCTCTGTTttccaaggtcacagagaag gttaaccggatTTTCATGGGTCTTAGATACGAGGCGTCGAGTGGAGAACAAGATTACACAGTACATACGTAATTACCAAAGACTCGAGTACGTATTCTTAGGGCGTCTctgtctcccattacgactgtttccgaAGGTCACAGAAAAGgtcaaccgggttttcatgggtgagttTCCTGTTccaggtgcagaagtcgggtcaaactatcaccagggtcacactattaccagggtcacaaaacagagGTCGGGTCAAACTATcgccagggtcacaaaacagaagtcgggtcacactatcaccagggtcacaaaacagaggtcgggtcaaactatcaccagggtcacaaaacaagtCGGGTCACACTattaccagggtcacaaaacagaggtcgggtcaaactatcaccagggtcacaaaacagaagtcgggtcacactatcaccagggtcacaaaacagaggtcgggtcaaactatcaccagggtcacaaaacagaggtcgggtcaaactatcaccggggtcacaaaacaa gtcgggtcaaactatcaccggggtcacaaaacagaagtcgggtcaaactatcaccagggtcacaaaacagtcccgtGAAAACCCCAGGAACTTCTACCACGAGAGTCTTTTTTAAAGGACGAACGGAGGTGACAAGACTTTACGAATACAGGCCAGAGTGTTTACgtaatatatcgtcaccctcacaAAATAATCGCCCAAGTCATTTtgcagcgatttccaggtttttgtctacatcaactTTTCAACATGTGATGCCCATTTTTGTACAGTTGCCTTGGTCATTCAGGggttga